Proteins from one Pontibacter korlensis genomic window:
- a CDS encoding T9SS type A sorting domain-containing protein yields MTIFIVANTNAVAKSGFGFQSEANAIRLEVNTSETGNILDCAVTEVLMEGQVYVDDVLTEEGFSYHWTGPASFESTQKDIVVSVPGWYRFTARDANGLATSKEYIVYGPGFPGDYAGPDLVMYSSDTSLKLQGKAYNFYHVSWEASDGGNIVSGANTYTPTVDAPGTYTISLTSPAGCTMQDEMVVTYEVIVPLEAKIGLTGSSTLECNGPGSGLVGRATVNGEYKFEGISYSWTGPDNFSATSQEIHAQVPGEYILTVTDTTTGHSASASQTVYPPIYPKGSAGPDKQLTCTSPSVQLEGNMERGVHLIWLANEGGHIVSGARTPTPVVDAPGTYILIMDNSINGCRLQDTVVVTREESPALTATGGKLYCASGSVQLTASSDKEDLNYSWTGPDGYTSNEQNPTVTVAGDYTVTVTNPETGCIATRTVVVTPESTELLVERYLIDFNDEKKGLISTINTELGPIAVTGRKRNQGYPIFFAPENHAAIFDSQAPTGDDADLYTKDWGNVLIVNKDLSDVPDDNEWGGELILDFSAIGPVFMESIKVLDIDEYEDESWVYLYDGEDNEIQRFKLKALGNNSQQTLSLGNTMGVMKMKVVLDGRRDPWRLSGSGAIDDIRFYKQEVVASPCQNVLQQEAIQAIAYPTTFSDKATVQFTLQQAGNYTVNLYDMQGTLVKQLKAGTAMANEQVKVDVQGESLREGVYIARIVSDSASESLKLILKH; encoded by the coding sequence ATGACTATATTCATTGTAGCCAATACTAATGCAGTAGCAAAATCTGGATTTGGTTTTCAGTCTGAAGCAAACGCAATCAGACTAGAAGTGAACACCTCTGAAACCGGCAACATATTAGATTGCGCCGTCACGGAGGTCTTAATGGAAGGCCAAGTATACGTTGATGATGTTCTTACTGAAGAAGGCTTCAGCTACCACTGGACCGGACCTGCGAGCTTCGAGTCTACCCAAAAAGATATAGTAGTGTCAGTTCCTGGCTGGTACAGGTTCACTGCCAGAGATGCTAATGGCCTGGCAACCTCTAAAGAGTATATAGTATATGGGCCTGGCTTTCCGGGTGACTATGCTGGTCCTGACTTAGTGATGTACTCATCAGACACCTCTTTAAAGCTGCAGGGTAAAGCGTACAATTTTTACCATGTATCATGGGAAGCCAGCGACGGCGGCAATATTGTGTCTGGAGCAAACACTTATACACCTACTGTCGACGCGCCAGGCACCTATACCATTTCCCTTACAAGCCCAGCCGGTTGCACAATGCAGGATGAAATGGTTGTGACTTATGAAGTCATTGTACCTCTAGAAGCGAAAATAGGCTTAACAGGAAGCAGCACATTAGAGTGCAACGGCCCAGGCAGTGGTCTAGTTGGGCGTGCTACTGTAAATGGTGAGTATAAATTTGAAGGAATCTCCTACAGCTGGACAGGCCCAGATAACTTCTCAGCAACGTCACAGGAAATTCATGCACAGGTGCCCGGTGAATACATCTTGACCGTCACTGATACCACCACAGGTCACTCTGCCTCGGCCAGTCAAACCGTATACCCTCCTATTTATCCGAAGGGCAGTGCAGGTCCGGACAAGCAACTGACCTGTACGTCTCCTTCTGTGCAGCTGGAAGGAAATATGGAGCGAGGGGTTCACTTAATATGGTTAGCAAATGAAGGAGGCCATATTGTTTCGGGGGCCAGAACTCCTACCCCTGTAGTAGATGCGCCGGGCACTTATATTTTGATAATGGATAATTCTATTAATGGCTGCAGATTACAGGACACCGTGGTTGTGACCCGCGAAGAGAGCCCGGCCCTAACCGCCACCGGCGGCAAACTCTACTGCGCAAGCGGCTCTGTACAGCTTACGGCCTCATCAGATAAAGAAGACTTAAACTACAGCTGGACCGGCCCGGACGGCTATACTTCCAACGAGCAGAATCCTACTGTTACCGTGGCCGGTGATTATACTGTTACAGTAACAAACCCAGAGACTGGCTGCATCGCCACCCGTACAGTTGTAGTAACACCAGAATCCACTGAGCTACTTGTAGAAAGGTATCTGATCGATTTCAACGATGAAAAGAAAGGGTTGATCTCAACTATCAATACAGAGCTAGGTCCTATTGCTGTGACAGGTAGAAAGCGTAACCAAGGCTACCCAATCTTCTTTGCACCGGAAAATCACGCTGCTATATTCGACTCCCAGGCACCTACCGGCGATGATGCAGACCTTTACACCAAGGACTGGGGAAATGTGCTGATAGTAAACAAAGATTTGTCTGACGTTCCGGATGATAACGAGTGGGGCGGGGAATTGATTTTGGATTTCTCAGCCATAGGCCCTGTCTTCATGGAGTCGATAAAAGTACTCGATATTGACGAGTATGAGGATGAGTCATGGGTGTATCTTTATGATGGGGAGGATAACGAGATACAAAGGTTTAAGCTAAAAGCTTTAGGCAACAACAGTCAGCAAACCCTAAGCTTAGGTAATACAATGGGCGTAATGAAAATGAAAGTTGTGCTTGACGGCAGAAGGGATCCATGGAGGCTATCTGGCTCAGGTGCCATAGACGATATCAGGTTCTACAAACAGGAAGTGGTAGCAAGCCCTTGCCAGAATGTACTGCAGCAGGAGGCAATACAGGCCATAGCCTACCCTACTACCTTCAGCGACAAAGCAACTGTTCAGTTTACATTGCAGCAAGCTGGTAATTATACAGTAAACCTGTATGATATGCAGGGTACATTAGTAAAGCAACTCAAAGCAGGCACAGCCATGGCGAATGAGCAGGTTAAGGTTGATGTGCAGGGAGAGAGCCTTAGAGAAGGTGTATACATTGCACGTATTGTAAGCGACTCTGCTTCCGAATCTCTTAAACTGATCCTGAAGCATTAG
- a CDS encoding MgtC/SapB family protein, protein MDLSILASTEISLSSIVIRLFLSTLLGGLLGWERESRRQNAGLRTHMVISVASCLLMLISIYIPQQFSEYPNVDPGRIAAQVVSGIGFLGAGAIFRLGGNTHGLTTAATIWAVAAVGLSVGAGMYEAAVIVTLLLLFVLAILDKIGRKIFNGGSLKTLKISFQSAKIETSKVFAILEKHGIITKNISVSQSRNKHNSKIMLYVIVPENLKVKHFYKDLNELKDVGQISLGMDF, encoded by the coding sequence ATGGATTTATCAATTCTAGCATCAACAGAAATCTCTTTAAGCAGCATTGTCATCAGGTTATTCTTAAGCACATTGCTGGGAGGCCTCTTGGGCTGGGAAAGGGAAAGCCGACGGCAGAATGCTGGATTAAGAACCCACATGGTTATCTCGGTTGCTTCCTGCCTGCTGATGCTCATTTCTATTTACATTCCGCAGCAGTTTTCTGAATACCCTAATGTGGACCCAGGTAGGATTGCAGCCCAGGTGGTTTCGGGCATAGGCTTTTTGGGTGCCGGAGCTATTTTCAGGCTGGGAGGAAATACGCATGGGCTAACAACTGCGGCCACCATATGGGCTGTTGCTGCAGTAGGCCTGTCAGTAGGAGCAGGAATGTACGAAGCGGCCGTTATCGTAACGCTTCTCCTGCTTTTTGTACTCGCCATACTGGATAAGATAGGAAGAAAGATCTTTAACGGCGGCTCTCTGAAGACGCTGAAAATTAGTTTTCAGTCTGCTAAGATTGAGACAAGTAAGGTATTTGCCATTCTAGAAAAGCATGGCATCATCACAAAGAACATCAGTGTGTCACAGTCCAGGAACAAGCACAATTCTAAAATTATGCTCTATGTTATTGTGCCGGAAAACCTGAAAGTAAAACACTTTTACAAAGACCTGAACGAGCTGAAGGATGTAGGGCAAATATCATTAGGTATGGATTTCTAA
- a CDS encoding GntP family permease: MIDYSLLFAVFAGIALLLFLILYFKIQAFLALLMASIAVALLAGMPAADIITNIQAGMGGTLGFIAIVVGLGAMFGALLESSGGVQALAAYILDKTGEKQASWAMVVTGFLVAIPVFFDVGFVILVPIVYALQKKTGKSVLFYGIPLLSGLAITHAFIPPTPGPVAVADILGADLGWVIAIGVIAGIPAAVVSGPLFGRYIASRIHVEAVTEAEQAAKPIELPSPGLVGGLIGLPLVLILLNTLLNSPLFSDAPLPDYLLRGLAMLGHPFIALIIANLFAWYYLGLRKGFSKSQLLELSSKSLGPAGLIILITGAGGVFKQILTEIGAGKMLAEVMASYGFSALVVAFLTAAAIRVLQGSSTVAMITAAGITAAFLEGGGYSEVQRALLVIAIASGASILSHVNDSGFWLVSKYFGLTEQQTLRSWTVVTTLIALVGFITVLLLNLVVA; this comes from the coding sequence ATGATAGATTACTCCTTGCTCTTCGCTGTTTTTGCCGGCATAGCATTGCTGCTTTTCCTGATACTATACTTTAAGATTCAGGCTTTTTTAGCCCTGCTGATGGCAAGTATAGCAGTAGCCTTGTTAGCTGGTATGCCTGCCGCTGACATCATCACCAATATACAGGCTGGTATGGGAGGTACCCTCGGCTTTATTGCTATTGTAGTGGGGCTAGGCGCAATGTTCGGAGCCTTGCTCGAAAGCTCAGGCGGTGTGCAGGCGCTTGCAGCCTACATCTTAGATAAGACCGGTGAAAAGCAAGCTTCCTGGGCTATGGTGGTGACGGGCTTTCTGGTTGCGATACCAGTATTCTTCGATGTTGGCTTTGTTATACTTGTGCCTATAGTATATGCACTTCAGAAGAAGACAGGAAAATCTGTTCTTTTCTATGGTATTCCCTTACTGTCGGGCCTGGCCATCACACATGCTTTTATTCCGCCTACTCCCGGGCCTGTAGCAGTTGCCGATATACTTGGGGCCGATCTGGGGTGGGTGATAGCCATTGGCGTTATTGCTGGAATACCTGCAGCGGTGGTAAGTGGTCCTTTGTTTGGCCGGTATATTGCCAGCCGCATACATGTAGAGGCTGTTACAGAAGCAGAGCAAGCCGCTAAACCAATAGAACTGCCTTCTCCTGGTTTGGTGGGCGGCTTAATAGGTTTGCCCTTGGTACTTATACTCCTGAACACGCTTCTGAATAGCCCGCTGTTTAGTGATGCACCACTCCCTGATTACCTGTTAAGAGGTTTAGCTATGCTGGGGCATCCTTTTATAGCGCTTATTATTGCTAACCTGTTTGCCTGGTACTACCTGGGCCTACGCAAAGGCTTTAGCAAAAGTCAGCTGCTGGAGTTAAGCTCAAAATCTTTAGGGCCAGCCGGGTTGATTATCCTGATTACAGGTGCAGGTGGCGTTTTCAAACAGATACTTACAGAGATAGGTGCAGGCAAGATGCTGGCTGAGGTGATGGCAAGCTATGGCTTTTCGGCTCTGGTCGTGGCTTTTCTAACAGCCGCCGCCATACGTGTGCTGCAAGGGTCTTCTACCGTGGCCATGATTACTGCAGCAGGTATAACAGCTGCGTTTCTGGAAGGGGGAGGATACAGTGAGGTACAGCGGGCACTGTTAGTAATTGCTATTGCTTCCGGGGCAAGTATACTATCACACGTAAACGACAGCGGCTTCTGGCTCGTGAGTAAGTATTTCGGTCTGACAGAGCAGCAAACACTTCGCTCCTGGACGGTAGTGACTACCCTAATCGCCCTCGTTGGTTTTATAACAGTACTGCTCCTGAACCTGGTGGTGGCGTAG
- a CDS encoding SDR family oxidoreductase: MKIGITGATGQLGRLVVSKLKEKVATENIVALVRSAEKASDLGVEAREADYDKPETLERALEGIDTLLLISGSEVGQRAAQHNNVIEAAKNAGIKRIAYTSILHAENSPISLAEEHRATEAALKNSEIPYTLLRNGWYTENYTGSIQGALAGGAFIGSAGEGKLSLATRADYADAAVAVLTSEGHEGKVYELAGDEAYTLSDLAAEISKQTGKDIPYKNLSEADYAAALTSFGLPEGLAQAIASWDAAAANGALHDDSRQLSSLIGRPTTPLSVAVADALKGAPQGQ; the protein is encoded by the coding sequence ATGAAAATTGGAATCACTGGTGCTACAGGACAACTTGGACGCCTTGTAGTTAGCAAACTCAAAGAAAAAGTTGCCACTGAAAACATTGTTGCGCTTGTGCGGTCTGCTGAAAAGGCTTCTGACCTTGGTGTAGAGGCCCGTGAAGCTGATTACGACAAGCCTGAAACGCTGGAGCGTGCCTTAGAAGGTATTGATACCTTACTGCTGATCTCTGGAAGTGAAGTAGGACAACGTGCTGCGCAACACAATAACGTAATAGAGGCCGCAAAGAATGCAGGAATTAAAAGGATAGCCTATACCAGCATTCTTCATGCAGAGAACTCGCCAATCAGCCTTGCTGAAGAGCATAGAGCGACAGAGGCTGCTTTGAAAAACTCTGAAATTCCGTACACCCTGCTGCGTAACGGCTGGTACACCGAAAACTATACTGGTTCTATTCAGGGTGCACTTGCTGGTGGTGCCTTTATAGGAAGTGCAGGCGAAGGTAAACTATCGCTCGCTACCCGTGCCGACTATGCTGATGCGGCTGTTGCTGTGCTGACTAGTGAGGGACACGAAGGCAAAGTGTATGAACTTGCCGGCGACGAAGCTTATACCCTGAGCGATCTGGCTGCAGAGATCTCCAAGCAAACAGGTAAAGACATTCCTTACAAAAACTTATCTGAAGCCGACTATGCTGCTGCTCTTACCAGCTTCGGCTTACCAGAGGGGTTGGCACAAGCCATCGCTAGCTGGGATGCAGCGGCGGCAAACGGTGCGCTGCATGACGATAGCCGCCAACTATCATCACTTATTGGCCGCCCTACCACTCCTCTTTCAGTCGCTGTGGCTGATGCTTTGAAAGGAGCTCCACAAGGCCAGTAG
- the pelA gene encoding pectate lyase, translating into MSQGFPAGAYLYFLLSFSACTGQAQTASKTSTVQTAVASNSSALEPIRWRDALRQEEGWYSSPEAMRIADNLLLYQRDNGGWDKNMDMAKVLTEKEEEELRSPIEKGRVSTIDNKATFTQMEYLARVYQATGQEKYKASFLRGMDYLYEAQYENGGWPQFYPIREGYYEHITFNDGAMIGVMRLLRDVAQDKPTYSFVDATRKSQAAKAVEKGVEAILKTQIKVNGHLTAWCAQHDKTNFAPQKARAYELPSISGGESVGIVKFLMEMEQPNQEVINAVDGAVSWLERVKVEGIRLDKVEIPSINKGYDLVVVNDPAAPALLARFYKIGTNQPMFVGRDGIVRETIAEIEQERRVGYSWYLEFPQDLVEKAYPAWKQKWKTAE; encoded by the coding sequence ATGTCTCAAGGTTTCCCGGCGGGAGCCTATTTATACTTCCTCCTCTCTTTTTCTGCCTGCACAGGTCAGGCACAGACTGCAAGCAAAACTAGCACTGTACAAACTGCTGTGGCCTCCAACTCCAGTGCCCTTGAGCCAATAAGGTGGAGGGATGCACTGCGGCAAGAGGAGGGGTGGTACTCTTCACCTGAGGCAATGCGCATTGCCGATAATCTTCTGCTCTACCAGCGCGACAATGGCGGTTGGGACAAGAACATGGATATGGCAAAAGTGCTGACTGAGAAAGAGGAAGAGGAGCTCAGGTCACCAATAGAGAAGGGACGAGTATCTACCATCGACAACAAAGCTACCTTCACCCAGATGGAGTACCTTGCCAGGGTGTACCAGGCTACGGGGCAGGAGAAGTATAAAGCGAGCTTTTTGCGCGGCATGGATTACCTGTACGAGGCGCAGTATGAGAATGGTGGCTGGCCGCAGTTTTACCCGATCCGGGAAGGGTATTATGAGCACATAACCTTTAACGACGGAGCGATGATCGGCGTGATGCGGCTGCTACGCGATGTGGCTCAGGACAAACCGACTTACTCTTTTGTGGACGCTACTCGAAAAAGTCAGGCAGCAAAAGCCGTGGAAAAGGGTGTGGAGGCAATACTGAAAACACAGATAAAAGTAAATGGGCACCTAACAGCCTGGTGTGCACAGCACGATAAAACAAACTTTGCTCCGCAGAAGGCTCGTGCCTATGAGCTGCCTTCCATTAGCGGGGGTGAAAGCGTAGGAATTGTCAAGTTTCTGATGGAGATGGAGCAGCCGAATCAGGAGGTGATAAATGCCGTGGACGGTGCCGTGTCCTGGTTAGAGCGTGTAAAAGTAGAGGGCATAAGGCTAGATAAGGTAGAAATACCCTCCATAAATAAGGGGTATGACCTGGTGGTCGTAAATGACCCGGCGGCACCTGCTTTGCTGGCACGCTTTTACAAGATTGGAACAAACCAACCAATGTTTGTGGGTCGTGATGGTATAGTGCGGGAAACAATTGCTGAGATAGAGCAGGAGCGAAGGGTTGGCTACAGCTGGTATCTTGAATTCCCGCAGGACCTGGTAGAGAAAGCCTACCCAGCCTGGAAGCAAAAGTGGAAAACCGCAGAATAA
- a CDS encoding GNAT family N-acetyltransferase, with translation MKIRKADPVRDYDKVWEIFSAVIKTGDTYVFDPSTPKEAMKQHWFASYMDTFVAVDDDDNILGTYIIKQNQIDLGNHIANCSYMVSPHYQGRGAGKFMCAHSIEFARQKKYLGIQFNIVISTNTNAVKLWERFGFEIIGTTPSGFRHKELGLVDTYIMFKDLRAG, from the coding sequence ATGAAGATCAGAAAAGCAGACCCGGTAAGGGATTACGATAAAGTATGGGAAATATTCTCGGCTGTTATCAAGACAGGCGACACATATGTTTTTGACCCCAGCACACCGAAAGAGGCCATGAAACAGCACTGGTTTGCCAGCTATATGGATACGTTTGTGGCAGTTGATGACGATGACAACATTCTGGGGACTTATATCATTAAGCAGAATCAAATTGACTTGGGGAACCATATTGCCAACTGCAGCTATATGGTTAGCCCTCATTACCAGGGTAGGGGGGCTGGAAAGTTTATGTGCGCACACTCAATTGAGTTCGCACGACAAAAGAAGTATCTAGGCATTCAATTCAATATTGTAATTAGCACAAACACAAATGCGGTAAAGCTATGGGAGCGGTTCGGCTTTGAGATAATCGGTACAACCCCAAGTGGGTTCAGGCACAAAGAACTAGGGCTGGTAGATACCTACATTATGTTCAAAGATCTACGGGCAGGGTAG
- a CDS encoding Fur family transcriptional regulator, with translation MTKRNTKAKQLILNLLKAAKSALSQDILQAQLGDAVDRVTIYRVLNSFLEDGVVHKIVGDDGKQYFACCKNCSDKKYQHNHFHFRCISCGKIECLPNEVEVKLPKAYRTLNFNGVVSGYCSNC, from the coding sequence ATGACCAAGCGCAATACTAAAGCAAAACAGCTGATCCTGAATTTGTTGAAAGCAGCTAAGTCTGCGTTAAGTCAGGATATTCTACAGGCTCAACTTGGAGATGCTGTAGATAGGGTAACCATTTACAGAGTGTTGAACAGCTTTTTAGAGGATGGGGTAGTTCACAAAATTGTTGGGGATGATGGTAAGCAGTATTTTGCCTGTTGCAAAAACTGTTCTGACAAAAAGTATCAGCACAACCATTTCCATTTCAGGTGCATAAGCTGCGGCAAAATAGAATGCCTGCCAAACGAAGTTGAGGTTAAGTTACCCAAAGCCTATCGTACACTTAACTTCAATGGTGTTGTTTCTGGTTACTGCTCAAATTGCTAA
- a CDS encoding FAD-dependent oxidoreductase encodes MSLGRALRKVLVIDNGKPCNRQTPHSHNFITQDGETPGAIALKAREQVQKYNSVHFFEGTAVTGRKSESGFEIEAQTGEIFSGSRLVFATGLRDIMPPIKGFAECWGISVLHCPYCHGYEVKQEKIGIIANGDVAFHYAQLISNWTADLILFTNGKSTLTEEQTRIVLKHNIQIIEKEIDSLEHKDGYVRQVVFKDNSVSPVKAIYSRPAFEQRSGIPKALGCELTEQGLLKVDNLQRTTVKGIYACGDTSSGRAVSVAVSTGTMAGAALNNHWREEEFS; translated from the coding sequence ATGTCTTTAGGAAGGGCACTAAGAAAAGTGTTGGTTATAGACAATGGGAAACCCTGTAACAGGCAAACGCCTCACTCTCATAACTTCATTACCCAGGACGGCGAAACACCAGGAGCTATAGCCCTTAAAGCCCGGGAGCAGGTGCAGAAGTATAACTCTGTACATTTCTTTGAAGGCACTGCTGTAACTGGAAGAAAGTCAGAATCAGGCTTCGAGATAGAGGCTCAGACCGGCGAAATATTCTCAGGTTCCAGGTTAGTTTTCGCAACCGGACTAAGAGACATCATGCCTCCAATAAAAGGCTTTGCAGAGTGCTGGGGTATCAGTGTGCTTCATTGCCCTTACTGTCATGGTTACGAAGTAAAGCAGGAGAAGATAGGTATAATTGCTAACGGAGATGTAGCTTTTCATTATGCCCAATTAATTTCTAACTGGACAGCGGACCTGATACTCTTCACCAATGGCAAATCAACTCTAACCGAAGAGCAGACCAGAATAGTCTTAAAGCACAACATTCAAATAATTGAGAAGGAAATAGATTCTCTGGAACATAAAGATGGGTATGTGCGACAGGTTGTTTTCAAAGACAACTCGGTGAGCCCAGTTAAAGCTATTTATTCAAGGCCTGCTTTCGAACAAAGAAGTGGTATTCCGAAAGCCTTAGGTTGTGAACTAACGGAGCAGGGGCTATTAAAAGTTGACAACTTGCAAAGAACAACGGTAAAAGGAATTTATGCCTGTGGAGATACCTCCAGCGGACGTGCTGTGTCGGTTGCTGTTTCTACCGGTACTATGGCTGGTGCGGCATTAAATAACCACTGGCGGGAAGAAGAATTTAGTTAG